CATCATCCATAGCGAACCCAATCGGGAAGCAATAGAGGCCGCCCGTGACGGAGTGACTGACTTCATCTCTACTGCGCTCCCGATCGCACAAGGAGCCATTGCTGATAGCGGGCTTGCGCCGTTAAAGCAGGTATTCAGCGGCACGGACAGCCTGACGCGTAGTCTGATCCTGGGCTATTCCGGTCACGTGCTGGACTTTGACGATTATCATCCAGCGTTTCGTGGACACCCCAGTACCGTCATTCTGCCCGCACTGTTTGCCCTTGCCGCAGAGGATTCATCCGTAACGGAAGAGACGTTTTTGACGGCATACGTGATTGGCGTGGAAACCGCAGGCAGAATCGGGCTGGCATGTGGCCCGCGCCATTACAGCCTCGGCTACCACAACACGGCGACGCTCGGTGCTATCGCCGCGGCCGCTGCGGCAGCACGCCTGGCTGGCGCCTCGGTGGAGCAGACGCAGATCATTCTTGGCTTAGCCGCCACACAGGCCGCAGGGCTGAGGGCGCAGTTTGGTTCAGCGGTCAAACCGCTACATGCCGGGCTTTCCGCCAGAGCGGGGCTAACAGCGGTCAAACTCGGACTGGCGGGCTTCGAGGGCAACACACAACAGGTCATTGACGCCTTTCTTGCGGCGCACGGCGATCAACAACACCAACCGGAACTGCTGGTTGAAAACTGGGGCACGCCGTGGCGCATGCTGTCTCCCGGTCTGGAGTTCAAGCGCTACCCAACGTGTGGCGGCACCCACAGTGCGGCCGAAGCCGCGTTTGCCCTGCGGGAACAGTGGCATAAACAGAATGGCGCGGATGCCGATCTGGCCGATGCTATCGAACAGATCACGGTGACGTTCCCGCCGGGTGGCGATGTGGCGCCGTTTATCCGTAACGCGACAAACGGTGTAGAAGCGCGCTTCAGTCTGGAATATGTGATTGCAGCGGCGCTAATTGAAGGGGAATTGAAGCTGGCGCATTTTTCGGAAGCACCGGTTGAAGCAACGATCTCTGCGCTGGCGAATCGCGTCATACGCCGCGCCGATGAAACTGCGCCGCCCGATGAGCTTGACCCGGAAGCACGCTTTCATGAGGTGACACTGCACCTGCGTAACGGCAGTACGTTAATCCAGCGCACCACACGTCAGGAAACCTCGTCGCGATCCACTGACCTCCGTGCCAAGCTGCAACAAACGCTCGGTTCGTTGACGCACCTCGACAGCGACCAGATCGCTGACCGCTGCGCATTACGACAAGCAGGCGATTTACGCTATTTACTGGGGCTGCTGTTTTAATTTCTCACGACTCAAACCGCAATAACGGTTCTGTGTTGCATGCGCTGTCGATAATCCTCTTATCGTCAGCGCCAATATCAGCGTTCCGCGATATCCACTCAATCGGCCTGATGGGAAAGCCATTTCCCTTTGTCATCAAATACCGTCACGCCCGGCACTCTGGAGTAACTCCCTTCCCCCTCTGATTTATAGTGGGTCGCCAGTATGTGGGGAGAGCGATAGGTAAACTCAAAATAGCCATCATCAGGATTCTTGACGATCAGCTTACCCGTGCTGTCGATGAGACCTTCTTCTACCTTGAAGTAGCGATTATCAAGGTTGTTTTTAAAAGATGTCGCTTCGCCATAGGTAAACAGGTTCTTTTTCTCTTGTGCAGAAATAGCGGGGAAACGCGTCACATCAAGCTGACGTAATACATGCAGGAACATCAGGCGTTCCAGCGGCGTTCCCGCATCTTTCGGCACTAGAAATTGTAATGTAAGCCCACTTCCCACATTCACATCGTATTCATAGCCGACAAATGCGCTGTCGCCATAAATAAAAATGTTATCGACTTCTTTTCCTTCAGGAACGATCTCTTTGGTTTCAGCCATGAGCTCGGGAATAGATTGAGGAGAAACCTTAAAATAAATGTCATATTTAAAGCTTTCCGACGGAAACTTTATCTCAATACGCGTTTTTGACATGCTCCGTTTAATAAAGCGTTCCGGCTTTTCCATGCGCTGTTCAAGTTCTTTCCAGATCGCCTTGTGCATATCGGCAATTGCAAATTCTTCAGCGATCGTTACACCATACTTTGCTTCCAACGCCTGCTGAGATAATGCCAGATCGTACATCGACAACGTCTGTTCACCGCGGTAGCGTTCATCCATTGTCCGCAATACGGCAAACGCGTTGGCTAACGCAACGGAGTCTTCAGCATTCGCTAACCCGATAAAATAGCGTTGCTTAGCCTCATCATATTGAAAATAGACGGCTTCCAGTTTGCCCTGTTGATTATCGTATGCCGCCCCGTTTTCCGATTGGAACAACACGCCCTTTTGCCCTTCCAGCCACGATGCCAGATTAAAATCTGCTTTCGCCGCACTCACGGTAAACAGGTCAACGTCGGTGTGATGTTGCCGATCGCGATAGGTATAGATCTGCGTGTCTTTATTTTCCCGATCGATAAGCAGACGCCCCATTCTGCGCACATAAGTCCCGTATTCCTGCAAACTCAGCTTGTCGTATAGGTTAAACGGCAGCTTAATCGTAAAGTCATCTTCAGGATGAAAAGGAATACCAGGAAAATCGTTCATTGGCGCGTGGTTGAATGCTGCTTTCTCTGCAAGAAGCCACGCCTGATAGGCTTTTTTATGTTCGTCAAAACGTTGCTTGATCTTAAGTAAATCGGGTGACTGTTCTTCCGTCTTTTTCAAGACCATAGTGATTTCACAATAATAAAACGCACAGGCAGCGCTTTTATCCGAGACGAACTGCACCGTGTTTTTCCCGGTGATTTTTAGCGTGTGCCACATACCGTTGACCTGTATGCGGTTGTCTTTCATCTCCTCGGTATATTCACCCTCTGCGCTGTAATAGCTCACCTGCGTCGGCGTCAGATTAAAATAGAGGTCGTTTTTAATGCTTTTGAGGTTTTGCTTAATATGATCCTGAAGCTCATCTCTGTTTTTATTCGCTTCTTTATGTTCGCTGTTATCAAACACCACGCGGATATCTTCAACCAGATATTTCCCCTCGCGAAGCGTTTCTTCTCCGTTACAGCCCGACAGCCATAACATCATGATTAAAACACCCAGGTATTTCTTCATCACTGCATCCCTGTAAAACTAAAAAGCCCCTGAATGCCGCGGCACGCAGAGGCGAATCATGTATCAGTAAGCTGATGTTATCAAAAACTTATTACACACGCCGTACTTCAGGCACTGGCGGCTAGGGTTTTAGCCATTGGTCCAGAAAGCGAAAGACGTCTTCCTGTTGCTCCTGATAGAACACGTGTCCCAGCTCAGGCCATATTTTGGTTTGCAGCTTGCTGTCCGCCCCTTGAGATTGCCACACCTTGTGCATTTTCGCGTAGGCATCTTCAACGGATTGCGTCGGGAACAGTTTGTCTTTGCCACCGTTAAATAACAGCATCGGTTTTGGTGCGGCAACGCTCGCCACATCCGGGAAATCAAAGCGTGTCGGTTGCCCCGGATGCAACATATAGAACGCCGACTGTCCTCTCAGCACATTGTTACCCGGCGTCATCAGACCGTCGTACGTGCCAATCCATGACACCGCCGCCGTCGCCGCGACTTTATCCGACAGCGCTGCGAGCTGCCAGGCGCGATAGGCGCCCATGGAGAACCCCACGACGCCGATACGTTGCTTATCAACCTGCTCAAGCGATGCTAAAAAGTCCGTTGCCCGCATGTCTTCGTAGGCCATCAGACCCGCGAGCGAGCGCCCCAGATTAAAGAAGTTGCTCGCCAACGCCTGTTGCTGCTCATATTTAATCGGCCCGCGCGATCCCCAACCGAGTGCATCCACTGCCAGCACCACATAGCCCCGTTTCGCCAGTTCATCCCCGACAAAGCGCCCGGTGAAAAACTTATCGGCCCATGCCTGTGCAGAATCAAGCTGTGCGTCATTCCCCCACGGCTTGATCATCTTCTCTTTGCCAATATCAAACTTCGCGCCGTGATCGTGCAGCAGGATGACCGCGGGATGCGGCCCCGCGCTTTTTGGCGTCAGGAGCAACGCGTCTACACGACTTTCATCGGTCAGGTTGAAGGCAATTTTCTCCGCCATGTAGCTGCCGCGATCTTGTTTTTCTATCGCTTGTGGCGCGAAGTCTTTGGTGGAATCCGGCGTCAGCAGTAGCGCACGCAGCGTTTTTCTCGACTGGGATTGCCACTGGCTAAAATCCGTAAAATTCCCGGATAGCCAGGAGTCCGAGTAGGTCATCTGCTGTTTAAGCTGCGGATAAAATGAAGGCAGACCTTCATCCGTCACCGCCTGATCCGTCGCGGGTTGAATCGTAGGGTTCATGTCGTTCGCCATCAGTGAAGGGCTCGCCAGCAAAGCAGCCAATAGCCAGACAGAGGTGCGTAAGGTATTCAGATTCATCATAACCTCAAAAACAAAACATCGTTTCTTTTTTGAAGTTTGATTGTAATTGACGCGGCTAAAAATAAACGGACGGAGGGCGCATTCTGCGAAGCATCTGGCAAAAAAGGTTCGTCGCGGCATCGTAGACCCAAGGAGGAATACCACACACGCCAGCGATCAAAGTATTCAATTTATTGCATAGTTAACGATTTATTGCATAGTTAACGATTTAAGATCACTTAATGTCTCAGAGCAGAACGACCTCAGGCGGCCGATTCGTCTCGTTTGCGTTCAGCCACCAGCACCACTCCTTTTCGCGATTCATTCGGTGCAAGGCTCCAGATATCGCTTTCGGGAATGCTGCGACCATCGTATCGAATCCGTTCTCCGTCATACGGCCAGAAAGTACGTTGTTCTGAGTCGAACACAAATACCTCAATGCCAACCTCTTTACGTGCCATACGCGCCCACAACGCTTTCCCTCCAGGGAACTGAACGTTATCGCTAACCAGCACAATACCGTCGTTAATGAGCGCCTTATACATGGCACTGGCGACATTAGCATTTCGTTCACGTTTGGTGACAATCACGCCTTCAACCTGAGTGAGATGATCATTCATCGGTTGCAAGTTCTCGTAGTAACCGATGACGGCCAAAATAGTTTCAGCATCGTTGTCACTGTTACGGGATTTCAGGTCGATCTTTGCAACAACAACATGCCGTAAATCACCGTTAACATCATCAGGTTCTCCATATATGGCAACAGCGTGATGCCGCTCAGTATGGATATAAATATCCACGGCGCGACCATTCACACTCGTTTCGCCAATTTTCCGATATTCCCGCGCCATAGTGGCGGGGCTATATGACATTGGAAGAATCGCCATATCAAAACTCCCGCTATCGTTGAGGACTGGTGACATTATAAGCATAGCCTGTTGCACATCGTTGGATGTCTATAATATCAAACATCATGCGTGTTTATTAGCCAATTTTCGCAGCAGTATTATCCTCGTTAACCTTGCGTTGGGCTGAACGGGGAATCATTTAGTTCGCACTAACCCACGATACTCCCTCAAAATAACCCGATACATTGAACGAAAATCGGCACGATCGCGATCGTGCCGAGAACACATTATTTAGGTACGGTATAAACACTTTCCCACTTCACCGGAAAGGTCATTCCTTCTCCAAGATAGAAGCTGGTATGTGGCGGCTGGTTGTAGCCCGCGTTCTGCGCCGCAACCTGTGTCCGATAGGCCGGGTCATGCATCAACGTCGGCATACGGTATGTCGTTTCCGTCGTGGTACTGAAAATCTGTAGCTCGCTACTATCAGACTTGGGAATGATGAACTCTTCGCGCCAGTCGCCAAACAGATCAGCACTCAAAACGGGTGTCGCTTTCGTCCCGTTTATCGACGTTCCCGAATTGTAGGTGTAAGCACTGAACAGCCGAGTCGATGCCGACTTGGACGGCACCCACTTATCAATCACCGCACGATCCCATGTTTCACGCAGCAGGTCGCCATCCCACCAGATACCAAAATTGATGTGAGATGGTTTTTTCTCAGAGATCTGTTCGCCTTTCGCGTTAAATAGCCCGCCTTGTGAGGACCAGCATTCCACTCCCAGGTGGGCAGGATCGACATCCATACAGACGCCGCGCCCGTTATCGCCACCAGACCCATTACTGTATCCCCAGAGGATCTCGCCCGTAGCCGCATCATGCATTTCCATCGCGTTCTTGCCATATTGGCTCGCGGACTCATGCACCATAAAGACCTGCTTACCGGAACGAGAAGGATCGAGAACGCCAAAGTGCAACGCATCACCATGACCCAAGCCAGTGGAATTCAATAATTTTCCGTTGCTGCCTATCGTTGCGGCACCAAAGATAATATCGTCTTTCCCATCCCCATCCGCATCGCCGGTACGAAAGTGGTGCGCACCTTGCCCATACGCCGTATTCAGCACATCACCAGTGGTACCGCTGTCGTACGTCCAGCGTTTTGTCAGCTTGCCATTGCGCCAGTCCCACGCAACCACCACGGCACGTTTATAATAGCCGCGAGAAAACACCGCGCTGGGGCGCTCGCCATCAAGATAGGCGACACCCGCCAGAAAACGGTCAACGCGATTGCCATAGCAGTCTCCCCAACCGCACACATCACCACGTTCGGGAAGATAATCTACTGTCGCCATCGCCTTCCCGGTTTTGCCATTAAATACTGTCAGGTATTCAGGCCCGGTGAGAATATAACCGTTGTTACTACGGTAATCCGCCTGACTATTACCGATAACCTTTCCTGTACCATCCACCGTCCCATCGGCGGTTTTCATCATCACTTCCGCTTTGCCATCA
The genomic region above belongs to Pectobacterium colocasium and contains:
- a CDS encoding MmgE/PrpD family protein, giving the protein MTNQTDITATLAHHIIHSEPNREAIEAARDGVTDFISTALPIAQGAIADSGLAPLKQVFSGTDSLTRSLILGYSGHVLDFDDYHPAFRGHPSTVILPALFALAAEDSSVTEETFLTAYVIGVETAGRIGLACGPRHYSLGYHNTATLGAIAAAAAAARLAGASVEQTQIILGLAATQAAGLRAQFGSAVKPLHAGLSARAGLTAVKLGLAGFEGNTQQVIDAFLAAHGDQQHQPELLVENWGTPWRMLSPGLEFKRYPTCGGTHSAAEAAFALREQWHKQNGADADLADAIEQITVTFPPGGDVAPFIRNATNGVEARFSLEYVIAAALIEGELKLAHFSEAPVEATISALANRVIRRADETAPPDELDPEARFHEVTLHLRNGSTLIQRTTRQETSSRSTDLRAKLQQTLGSLTHLDSDQIADRCALRQAGDLRYLLGLLF
- a CDS encoding dienelactone hydrolase family protein; translated protein: MNLNTLRTSVWLLAALLASPSLMANDMNPTIQPATDQAVTDEGLPSFYPQLKQQMTYSDSWLSGNFTDFSQWQSQSRKTLRALLLTPDSTKDFAPQAIEKQDRGSYMAEKIAFNLTDESRVDALLLTPKSAGPHPAVILLHDHGAKFDIGKEKMIKPWGNDAQLDSAQAWADKFFTGRFVGDELAKRGYVVLAVDALGWGSRGPIKYEQQQALASNFFNLGRSLAGLMAYEDMRATDFLASLEQVDKQRIGVVGFSMGAYRAWQLAALSDKVAATAAVSWIGTYDGLMTPGNNVLRGQSAFYMLHPGQPTRFDFPDVASVAAPKPMLLFNGGKDKLFPTQSVEDAYAKMHKVWQSQGADSKLQTKIWPELGHVFYQEQQEDVFRFLDQWLKP
- a CDS encoding rhamnogalacturonan lyase; translated protein: MKRYLSTPRAGVMAVALLAALLGGGQAGLITSAHAAGKSKQIELLDRGLFAFKSSEHVFLSWRLFATDPENIAFNLYRDGQLINASPISTTTNFIDPDGKADSTYAIRPVINGVAGKEEVAKSVLNGQRYLSIPLKKPADGVTPKGDTYSYEVNDGSVGDLDGDREYEYVIKWAPSNSKDNAHSGYTGNVYIDAYKQDGTRLWRIDLGKNIRSGAHYNDFIVYDLDGDGKAEVMMKTADGTVDGTGKVIGNSQADYRSNNGYILTGPEYLTVFNGKTGKAMATVDYLPERGDVCGWGDCYGNRVDRFLAGVAYLDGERPSAVFSRGYYKRAVVVAWDWRNGKLTKRWTYDSGTTGDVLNTAYGQGAHHFRTGDADGDGKDDIIFGAATIGSNGKLLNSTGLGHGDALHFGVLDPSRSGKQVFMVHESASQYGKNAMEMHDAATGEILWGYSNGSGGDNGRGVCMDVDPAHLGVECWSSQGGLFNAKGEQISEKKPSHINFGIWWDGDLLRETWDRAVIDKWVPSKSASTRLFSAYTYNSGTSINGTKATPVLSADLFGDWREEFIIPKSDSSELQIFSTTTETTYRMPTLMHDPAYRTQVAAQNAGYNQPPHTSFYLGEGMTFPVKWESVYTVPK